One genomic region from Nocardioides plantarum encodes:
- a CDS encoding SRPBCC domain-containing protein: MTVLGTREGRSLVFTRTYAAPLDDVWAACTEPARLERWIGTWAGDPAAGEVRFRMTAEGDDVPEEVYDVELCEPPRRFVLRSREAAPFSEDGSGPRVHWRHTLELDESDGLTTLRFTQAVPEGPTGAAMVASVGPGWDYYLDRLTADLGGADVAGIDFEPYLERSEHYRALFG, encoded by the coding sequence ATGACCGTGCTCGGCACCCGCGAGGGCCGGAGCCTCGTCTTCACCCGCACCTACGCCGCGCCCCTGGACGACGTGTGGGCCGCCTGCACCGAGCCCGCGCGCCTCGAGCGCTGGATCGGCACCTGGGCCGGTGACCCGGCCGCCGGTGAGGTGAGGTTCCGGATGACCGCGGAGGGCGACGACGTGCCCGAGGAGGTCTACGACGTCGAGCTGTGCGAGCCGCCGCGACGCTTCGTGCTGCGCAGCCGGGAGGCGGCGCCGTTCTCCGAGGACGGCTCGGGCCCCCGGGTGCACTGGCGGCACACGCTCGAGCTGGATGAGTCCGACGGCCTGACCACGCTGCGCTTCACCCAGGCCGTCCCCGAGGGCCCCACCGGCGCCGCCATGGTCGCCAGCGTCGGCCCCGGCTGGGACTACTACCTCGACCGGCTCACCGCCGACCTCGGTGGCGCCGACGTCGCCGGGATCGACTTCGAGCCCTACCTCGAGCGCTCGGAGCACTACCGGGCGCTGTTCGGCTGA
- a CDS encoding ArsR/SmtB family transcription factor, producing MDPFAALADPVRRELLRSLTPGPTRVVDLAAAHPISRPAVSRHLRLLVEAGLATVEDRGRERHYALDRTGLGPVQGLLDDLHAPARFAESALDGLDLEVRRTVRDRRTTVGTTTGTTTTEETA from the coding sequence GTGGACCCGTTCGCCGCCCTCGCCGACCCCGTACGCCGGGAGCTCCTGCGGTCCCTCACGCCCGGCCCGACCCGGGTCGTCGACCTCGCCGCGGCCCACCCGATCAGCCGACCGGCCGTGAGCAGGCACCTGCGTCTGCTCGTCGAGGCCGGGCTGGCCACCGTCGAGGACCGGGGCCGTGAGCGGCACTACGCGCTCGACCGGACCGGGCTCGGACCGGTCCAGGGACTCCTCGACGACCTGCACGCGCCGGCCCGCTTCGCCGAGTCGGCCCTCGACGGCCTCGACCTCGAGGTCCGCCGGACGGTTCGCGACCGCCGTACGACTGTCGGCACCACCACCGGCACCACCACCACCGAGGAGACCGCATGA
- a CDS encoding class II fumarate hydratase has product MDFRIEHDSMGEVEVPQAALWRAQTQRAVDNFPISGTPIEPALVHALGHVKAAAAVVNGELGVIAAELSDAVATAARAVAAGEHDAEFPVDVFQTGSGTSSNMNANEVIASLAARAGTEAHPNDHVNASQSSNDTFPTAIHVAVTLAVVDDLLPALATLHDSLAAKAEEFSGLVKSGRTHLMDATPVMLGQELGGYAATLAYAGERLQSVLPRVRELPLGGTAVGTGINTPPGFAARVIEVLSEATGQEFTEARNHFEAQGTRDSLVELSGVLRTIAVGLTKICNDLRWMSSGPTTGLAEIHLPDLQPGSSIMPGKVNPVLPEATLMVCFQVIGNDAAVTAAGASGSFELNVAMPVMARNVLESVRLLASSTTLLAHRCVDGITADAERMRRYAESSPSVVTPLNKHLGYEAAATIAKQALAEGRTIRETVLALGYVERGELTEAELDAALDVESMTHP; this is encoded by the coding sequence ATGGACTTCAGGATCGAGCACGACTCCATGGGCGAGGTCGAGGTGCCGCAGGCGGCCCTGTGGCGGGCCCAGACCCAGCGCGCGGTCGACAACTTCCCGATCAGCGGCACCCCGATCGAGCCGGCGCTCGTGCACGCGCTGGGCCACGTCAAGGCCGCCGCGGCCGTCGTCAACGGCGAGCTGGGCGTCATCGCCGCCGAGCTCAGCGACGCCGTGGCGACCGCCGCCCGCGCCGTGGCCGCCGGCGAGCACGACGCCGAGTTCCCCGTCGACGTCTTCCAGACCGGCTCGGGCACCAGCAGCAACATGAACGCAAACGAGGTGATCGCCTCCCTGGCCGCCCGCGCCGGCACCGAGGCGCACCCCAACGACCACGTCAACGCGAGCCAGTCGAGCAACGACACGTTCCCCACCGCGATCCACGTGGCGGTGACGCTGGCGGTCGTCGACGACCTGCTGCCGGCGCTCGCCACGCTGCACGACTCCCTGGCCGCCAAGGCCGAGGAGTTCTCCGGCCTGGTGAAGTCCGGACGCACCCACCTCATGGACGCCACCCCGGTCATGCTCGGCCAGGAGCTCGGCGGGTACGCCGCCACGCTGGCCTACGCGGGCGAGCGGCTGCAGTCGGTGCTGCCGCGGGTCCGCGAGCTGCCGCTGGGCGGCACCGCCGTCGGCACCGGCATCAACACCCCGCCCGGCTTCGCGGCGCGGGTGATCGAGGTGCTCTCCGAGGCCACCGGCCAGGAGTTCACCGAGGCACGCAACCACTTCGAGGCCCAGGGCACCCGCGACTCCCTGGTCGAGCTCAGCGGCGTGCTGCGCACGATCGCGGTCGGCCTGACCAAGATCTGCAACGACCTGCGCTGGATGTCGTCGGGTCCCACGACCGGCCTCGCCGAGATCCACCTGCCCGACCTGCAGCCCGGGTCCAGCATCATGCCCGGCAAGGTCAACCCGGTGCTGCCCGAGGCGACCCTGATGGTCTGCTTCCAGGTCATCGGCAACGACGCGGCGGTCACCGCCGCCGGCGCCAGCGGCAGCTTCGAGCTCAACGTCGCCATGCCCGTCATGGCCCGCAACGTGCTCGAGTCCGTGCGCCTGCTGGCGTCGTCGACCACGCTGCTGGCCCACCGCTGCGTCGACGGCATCACCGCCGACGCCGAGCGGATGCGCCGCTACGCCGAGTCGTCGCCCTCGGTCGTCACGCCCCTCAACAAGCACCTGGGCTACGAGGCCGCCGCCACGATCGCCAAGCAGGCGCTCGCCGAGGGCCGCACCATCCGCGAGACGGTGCTCGCCCTGGGCTACGTCGAGCGCGGCGAGCTCACCGAGGCCGAGCTAGACGCGGCTCTCGACGTCGAGTCCATGACCCACCCGTGA
- a CDS encoding class I SAM-dependent methyltransferase — protein sequence MSDPRAYWDGEADTFDDEPDHGLGDPATREAWRQLLAAHLPMPPVDVVDLGCGTGTLSVLLAEAGHRVRGLDLSPAMISRARAKAGAAGLEVAVDVGDAAQPPYDAASADVVLCRHVLWALPDAPAALARWVGLLRPGGRLVLVEGRWHTGAGIDAATCRRLVEPHASRVDVVPLVDEVYWGGPITDERYLLVAH from the coding sequence GTGAGCGATCCACGCGCCTACTGGGACGGCGAGGCCGACACCTTCGACGACGAGCCCGACCACGGCCTCGGCGACCCGGCCACCCGCGAGGCGTGGCGCCAGCTCCTCGCCGCCCACCTGCCGATGCCGCCCGTCGACGTCGTCGACCTCGGCTGCGGCACCGGCACCCTGTCGGTGCTGCTCGCCGAGGCTGGCCACCGGGTCCGCGGGCTCGACCTCTCCCCCGCGATGATCTCGCGCGCCCGGGCCAAGGCGGGTGCCGCCGGGCTCGAGGTCGCCGTCGACGTCGGCGACGCCGCGCAGCCGCCGTACGACGCCGCGTCGGCCGATGTCGTGCTGTGCCGTCACGTGCTGTGGGCGCTGCCCGACGCGCCCGCCGCGCTGGCCCGCTGGGTCGGGCTGCTGCGTCCCGGCGGGCGGCTGGTCCTGGTCGAGGGCCGCTGGCACACCGGCGCCGGCATCGACGCCGCCACCTGCCGACGGCTCGTCGAGCCGCACGCGAGCCGCGTGGACGTCGTACCCCTGGTCGACGAGGTCTACTGGGGCGGCCCGATCACCGACGAGCGCTACCTGCTGGTCGCGCACTGA
- a CDS encoding lytic transglycosylase domain-containing protein, translated as MPKHVKHVPQHRGAPKRPAVPEILDAAPRKVLGTTALLGSLAVAATGLTVGTGVAGSAADTSRASDLTNPDVAAGADAAPVAAAKDTTTAAQLGHPSAAQLAAAPAVRRQPTLSRSADRRSGTDPVKAAALSAEPAGEVDAGRKDLSDADPRDVARSLLAEYGFGADQFSCLDSLYTRESGWNVSADNPSSSAYGIPQALPGEKMASAGADWATNPVTQIRWGLGYIQDVYGSPCGAWGHSQATGWY; from the coding sequence TTGCCGAAGCACGTGAAGCACGTCCCGCAGCACCGTGGTGCGCCCAAGCGGCCCGCGGTCCCCGAGATCCTCGATGCCGCGCCGCGCAAGGTGCTCGGCACCACCGCCCTTCTCGGGTCCCTCGCCGTCGCCGCCACCGGCCTGACCGTGGGCACCGGCGTCGCCGGTTCCGCGGCCGACACCTCGCGGGCCAGCGACCTGACCAACCCCGACGTGGCCGCCGGTGCCGATGCCGCCCCCGTGGCCGCGGCGAAGGACACGACCACCGCCGCCCAGCTCGGGCACCCGTCGGCCGCCCAGCTGGCCGCCGCGCCCGCCGTACGACGTCAGCCGACGCTGTCGCGCTCGGCCGACCGTCGCTCCGGCACCGACCCGGTCAAGGCGGCCGCCCTGTCGGCCGAGCCCGCCGGCGAGGTCGACGCCGGCCGCAAGGACCTCTCCGACGCCGACCCGCGCGACGTGGCCCGGTCGCTGCTCGCCGAGTACGGCTTCGGTGCCGACCAGTTCAGCTGCCTCGACTCCCTCTACACCCGCGAGTCCGGCTGGAACGTCTCGGCCGACAACCCGTCGTCCTCCGCCTACGGCATCCCGCAGGCCCTGCCCGGCGAGAAGATGGCCTCCGCGGGCGCCGACTGGGCGACCAACCCGGTCACCCAGATCCGCTGGGGCCTGGGCTACATCCAGGACGTCTACGGCAGCCCCTGCGGCGCCTGGGGCCACTCCCAGGCCACCGGCTGGTACTAA
- a CDS encoding PhoH family protein: MADVRTYVLDTSVLLADPGAMRRFEEHEVVLPVVVITELEAKRHHPELGFFARSALRMLDDLRVLHGRLDEPVPIGEHGGTLRVELNHTDPGALPSGFRLGDNDTRILAVAYNLAEEGFDVTVVSKDLPMRIKASVVGLDAQEYRAEAISDSDTGYSGMTELDVEAAVLDELYDDGTVDLEEARALPCHQGLVLLSDRGTALGRVGPDKHVHLVRGDREAFGIHGRSAEQRIALEMLLDPEVGIVSLGGRAGTGKSALALCAGLEAVMERRQHQKVVVFRPLFAVGGQELGYLPGSETEKMSPWGQAVFDTLGSIASKEVVDEILDRGMLEVLPLTHIRGRSLHDSYVIVDEAQSLERNVLLTVLSRIGANSKVVLTHDVAQRDNLRVGRHDGVVAVIEKLKGHPLFAHVTLTRSERSPIAALVTEMLENVTV; encoded by the coding sequence GTGGCTGACGTCCGGACCTACGTGCTCGACACCAGCGTGCTGCTCGCCGACCCGGGGGCGATGCGTCGCTTCGAGGAGCACGAGGTCGTGCTCCCCGTCGTGGTCATCACCGAGCTCGAGGCCAAGCGGCACCATCCCGAGCTCGGCTTCTTCGCGCGCTCGGCCCTGCGCATGCTCGACGACCTGCGCGTCCTGCACGGCCGGCTCGACGAGCCGGTCCCGATCGGCGAGCACGGCGGCACCCTGCGCGTCGAGCTCAACCACACCGACCCGGGTGCGCTGCCGTCCGGGTTCCGGCTGGGCGACAACGACACCCGCATCCTTGCCGTGGCCTACAACCTGGCCGAGGAGGGCTTCGACGTCACGGTGGTCTCCAAGGACCTCCCGATGCGCATCAAGGCCTCGGTGGTCGGCCTCGACGCCCAGGAGTACCGCGCCGAGGCGATCAGCGACTCCGACACCGGCTACTCCGGCATGACCGAGCTCGACGTCGAGGCCGCCGTGCTCGACGAGCTCTACGACGACGGCACCGTCGACCTCGAGGAGGCCCGGGCGCTGCCCTGCCACCAGGGCCTGGTGCTGCTCTCCGACCGCGGTACGGCGCTGGGCCGGGTCGGTCCCGACAAGCACGTCCACCTGGTCCGGGGCGACCGCGAGGCCTTCGGCATCCACGGCCGCAGCGCCGAGCAGCGGATCGCGCTGGAGATGCTGCTCGACCCCGAGGTCGGCATCGTCTCGCTGGGCGGGCGCGCCGGCACCGGCAAGTCGGCGCTCGCGCTGTGCGCCGGTCTCGAGGCGGTGATGGAGCGCCGTCAGCACCAGAAGGTCGTCGTGTTCCGGCCGCTGTTCGCCGTGGGCGGCCAGGAGCTCGGCTACCTGCCCGGCTCGGAGACCGAGAAGATGTCGCCGTGGGGCCAGGCGGTCTTCGACACGCTCGGCTCGATCGCCTCCAAGGAGGTCGTCGACGAGATCCTCGACCGCGGCATGCTCGAGGTGCTCCCGCTCACCCACATCCGCGGGCGCTCGCTGCACGACTCCTACGTGATCGTCGACGAGGCCCAGTCCCTCGAGCGCAACGTGCTGCTGACCGTGCTGTCGCGCATCGGCGCCAACTCCAAGGTCGTGCTCACCCACGACGTCGCCCAGCGCGACAACCTGCGGGTGGGCCGGCACGACGGCGTCGTCGCGGTCATCGAGAAGCTCAAGGGGCACCCGCTCTTCGCCCACGTGACCCTGACCCGCTCGGAGCGCTCGCCGATCGCGGCCCTGGTGACCGAGATGCTCGAGAACGTCACCGTCTGA
- a CDS encoding isoprenyl transferase, protein MADWKRGLRKVLYPAYEARVLRRIGPLSESLPKHVGVMLDGNRRWARAVGRDTSHGHEAGAANIEPLLGWCDEVGIEVVTLWLLSTDNLNRPAAELEPLLSIIADAVDSLAAQRRWRLHPVGALDLLPDDMARRLKAAAEATADVDGMLVNVAVPYGGRREIADAVRSLLYEHAALGTSLEELADILDVEHIADHLYTKGQPDPDLVIRTSGEQRLGGFLLWQSAKSEFYFCEAYWPDFRRVDFLRAIRAYALRERRHGV, encoded by the coding sequence GTGGCCGACTGGAAGCGGGGACTGCGCAAGGTGCTCTACCCGGCCTACGAGGCGCGGGTCCTGCGCCGCATCGGCCCGCTGTCCGAGAGCCTCCCCAAGCACGTCGGCGTGATGCTCGACGGCAACCGCCGCTGGGCCCGGGCGGTGGGCCGCGACACCTCCCACGGCCACGAGGCCGGGGCCGCCAACATCGAGCCGCTGCTCGGCTGGTGCGACGAGGTCGGCATCGAGGTGGTCACCCTGTGGCTGCTCAGCACCGACAACCTCAACCGGCCGGCCGCCGAGCTCGAGCCGCTGCTCTCGATCATCGCCGACGCGGTCGACTCCCTCGCCGCCCAGCGCCGCTGGCGCCTGCACCCGGTGGGCGCGCTCGACCTGCTCCCCGACGACATGGCGCGTCGGCTCAAGGCCGCGGCCGAGGCCACCGCCGACGTCGACGGCATGCTGGTCAACGTCGCCGTGCCCTACGGCGGCCGCCGCGAGATCGCCGACGCCGTGCGCTCGCTGCTCTACGAGCACGCCGCCCTGGGCACCTCGTTGGAGGAGCTCGCCGACATCCTCGACGTCGAGCACATCGCCGACCACCTCTACACCAAGGGCCAGCCCGATCCCGACCTCGTCATCCGCACCTCCGGCGAGCAGCGCCTGGGCGGGTTCCTGCTGTGGCAGAGCGCGAAGTCGGAGTTCTACTTCTGCGAGGCCTACTGGCCCGACTTCCGTCGCGTCGACTTCCTGCGCGCGATCCGGGCCTACGCACTGCGCGAGCGGCGACACGGGGTCTGA
- a CDS encoding AIM24 family protein: MTADWHPDPTGRHELRYWDGSQWTEHVVDKGVQSTAPMDAAGGQPGSQQGFTGDAFAGITGELIDGRFSEVEGAGPRLQNSKLLRVRVTEPFMARQGSMVAYQGNVSFAYQGAGGAGRVIKKALTGEGLPLMRVEGQGDVFIADTAKHVHLLHLNNTGISANGKNVLAFSSSLQWNIERVKGASMLAGGLFNTTLRGSGWLAIVTDGEPVVLNAAEAPTYADTDAIVAWSAHLDTSLKSTMSAGALIGRGSGEAVQVAFQGQGFVIVQPSEGLNLPGQA, translated from the coding sequence ATGACCGCTGACTGGCACCCCGACCCGACCGGCCGCCACGAGCTGCGCTACTGGGACGGCTCGCAGTGGACCGAGCACGTCGTGGACAAGGGCGTGCAGTCGACGGCGCCGATGGACGCCGCCGGCGGCCAGCCCGGCTCGCAGCAGGGCTTCACCGGGGACGCCTTCGCCGGCATCACCGGCGAGCTCATCGACGGACGCTTCTCCGAGGTCGAGGGGGCCGGCCCGCGCCTGCAGAACAGCAAGCTCCTGCGGGTGCGCGTGACCGAGCCGTTCATGGCCCGCCAGGGCTCGATGGTCGCCTACCAGGGCAACGTCTCGTTCGCCTACCAGGGCGCCGGCGGTGCCGGCCGGGTGATCAAGAAGGCGCTGACCGGCGAGGGCCTGCCGCTGATGCGGGTCGAGGGCCAGGGCGACGTCTTCATCGCCGACACCGCCAAGCACGTGCACCTGCTGCACCTCAACAACACCGGCATCTCCGCCAACGGCAAGAACGTCCTCGCCTTCTCCTCCTCCCTGCAGTGGAACATCGAGCGGGTCAAGGGCGCGAGCATGCTGGCCGGCGGACTGTTCAACACGACGCTGCGGGGCAGCGGCTGGCTCGCGATCGTCACCGACGGCGAGCCGGTCGTGCTCAACGCGGCCGAGGCGCCGACGTACGCCGACACCGACGCGATCGTGGCGTGGTCGGCACACCTCGACACCTCGCTGAAGTCGACGATGAGTGCCGGCGCGCTGATCGGGCGCGGCTCGGGCGAGGCCGTCCAGGTCGCGTTCCAGGGCCAGGGCTTCGTCATCGTGCAGCCCTCCGAGGGCCTCAACCTGCCCGGCCAGGCCTGA
- the trhA gene encoding PAQR family membrane homeostasis protein TrhA, translating into MNQALHDANEAMRAGLDSLGEKAAEKFAAVKPKLRGWLHLGTAPIALAGGIVLIVLSPTASTRWGSAIFALSALLLFGVSAIYHTGTWSPRVWAFLRRFDHANIFILIAGTYTPLTLMLLDGTQRVVLLATVWTCAILGVLFRVFWTDAPRWLYTPIYIGMGWAAVFFLPGFVDGAESVLGGATAVAVLVLIAVGGGLYTLGGIVYGFKKPNPWPQYFGFHEVFHTFTILAFAAHYVGVSMATYSLR; encoded by the coding sequence ATGAACCAGGCCCTCCACGACGCCAACGAGGCCATGCGAGCCGGGCTGGATTCGTTGGGCGAGAAGGCGGCCGAGAAGTTCGCTGCGGTCAAGCCCAAGCTCCGCGGCTGGCTCCACCTCGGCACGGCTCCCATCGCCCTCGCCGGCGGCATCGTGCTCATCGTGCTGTCCCCCACGGCCTCGACGCGCTGGGGGTCGGCGATCTTCGCCCTCAGCGCGCTGCTGCTCTTCGGGGTCTCGGCGATCTATCACACCGGCACGTGGTCGCCGCGGGTCTGGGCGTTCCTGCGCCGCTTCGACCACGCCAACATCTTCATCCTCATCGCCGGCACCTACACGCCGCTGACCCTCATGCTCCTCGACGGCACCCAGCGGGTGGTGCTGCTCGCGACCGTCTGGACGTGCGCGATCCTCGGTGTGCTGTTCCGGGTGTTCTGGACCGACGCCCCACGCTGGCTCTACACCCCGATCTACATCGGGATGGGCTGGGCCGCGGTGTTCTTCCTGCCGGGCTTCGTCGACGGCGCCGAGAGCGTCCTGGGCGGCGCGACGGCGGTCGCCGTCCTGGTCCTGATCGCGGTCGGCGGCGGGCTCTACACCCTGGGCGGCATCGTCTACGGCTTCAAGAAGCCCAACCCGTGGCCGCAGTACTTCGGCTTCCACGAGGTCTTCCACACCTTCACGATCCTGGCCTTCGCCGCCCACTACGTCGGCGTCTCCATGGCGACCTACTCCCTGCGCTGA
- a CDS encoding thioredoxin family protein, giving the protein MATIELTGDNFASHVADDDILFVDFWASWCGPCQQFAPTYEAASEAHPDITFGSINTEEQRELASAAGIRSIPTLMVFREGVLVFSQPGALPPAAFDQVIDGVRGLDMQDVHRQVAAAEAAESTKPADQAPPGA; this is encoded by the coding sequence ATGGCCACGATCGAGCTGACCGGTGACAACTTCGCCTCCCACGTCGCGGACGACGACATCCTGTTCGTCGACTTCTGGGCCAGCTGGTGCGGGCCCTGCCAACAGTTCGCGCCGACGTACGAGGCGGCCTCCGAGGCCCACCCCGACATCACGTTCGGCTCGATCAACACCGAGGAGCAGCGCGAGCTCGCGTCGGCCGCCGGGATCCGCTCGATCCCGACGCTGATGGTCTTCCGCGAGGGCGTGCTCGTCTTCTCGCAGCCCGGCGCACTGCCCCCGGCGGCCTTCGACCAGGTGATCGACGGCGTGCGCGGGCTCGACATGCAGGACGTGCACCGGCAGGTCGCGGCGGCCGAGGCCGCCGAGTCCACCAAGCCCGCAGATCAGGCTCCGCCGGGGGCCTGA
- a CDS encoding aldehyde dehydrogenase family protein has translation MTMQDSTQDSTVDQTSQQTFDSLSPINGDVVGTHPVHSAEDVSAAVLRAHEEAAWWSALSFDERAEQLLTWKGVITRRMAQLAEVMHQETGKPHGDALLEATLAIDHLDWAAKNADKVLKRRKVPSGLLMANQAATVEYKPLGVVGVIGPWNYPVFTPMGSIAYALAAGNAVVFKPSEYTPGVGEWLARTFHEAVGRPVLSVVTGLGETGAALCHAGADKIAFTGSTATGKRVMAACAEHLTPVVIEAGGKDAVIIDHDADIEAAADAVLWGACANAGQTCTGVERVYVHEKVYDAFVAEIVKQAETLRADDSADSPLGPITMPKQLDVIRSHIDDALARGGRALVGGAGAVGDRFVQPTILVDVPEDSLAVCEETFGPTVTIARVGTVEEAVRRTNATAYGLGSTVFSKARGMEIAERIRSGMTAVNGVITFAGVPSLPFGGVGDSGFGRIHGPDGLKEFTYAKSIARQRFKPVMPLTSFKRTAKHEQQLVQLMTMLHGRGTTLPKLGKPVKGRGKKA, from the coding sequence ATGACCATGCAGGACAGCACCCAGGACAGCACCGTGGACCAGACCTCGCAGCAGACCTTCGACTCGCTGAGCCCGATCAACGGCGACGTCGTCGGCACCCATCCCGTCCACTCCGCCGAGGACGTGTCGGCCGCGGTGCTCCGCGCCCACGAGGAGGCGGCCTGGTGGTCGGCCCTGTCGTTCGACGAGCGCGCCGAGCAGCTGCTCACGTGGAAGGGCGTCATCACCCGGCGGATGGCGCAGCTGGCCGAGGTGATGCACCAGGAGACCGGCAAGCCCCACGGTGACGCGCTGCTCGAGGCCACCCTGGCCATCGACCACCTCGACTGGGCGGCCAAGAACGCCGACAAGGTCCTCAAGCGGCGCAAGGTCCCGTCGGGCCTGCTGATGGCCAACCAGGCCGCGACGGTGGAGTACAAGCCGCTCGGCGTCGTCGGCGTCATCGGGCCGTGGAACTACCCGGTCTTCACGCCGATGGGGTCCATCGCCTACGCCCTCGCCGCCGGCAACGCGGTCGTCTTCAAGCCCTCGGAGTACACCCCCGGCGTGGGGGAGTGGCTCGCCCGCACCTTCCACGAGGCCGTCGGCCGCCCGGTGCTCTCCGTGGTGACCGGGCTCGGCGAGACCGGGGCCGCGCTGTGCCACGCCGGCGCCGACAAGATCGCCTTCACCGGCTCGACCGCCACCGGCAAGCGCGTGATGGCCGCCTGCGCCGAGCACCTGACCCCGGTCGTCATCGAGGCGGGCGGCAAGGACGCCGTGATCATCGACCACGACGCCGACATCGAGGCAGCCGCCGACGCCGTGCTGTGGGGCGCCTGCGCCAACGCCGGCCAGACCTGCACCGGCGTGGAGCGCGTCTACGTCCACGAGAAGGTCTACGACGCGTTCGTCGCCGAGATCGTCAAGCAGGCCGAGACGCTGCGCGCCGACGACTCCGCCGACAGCCCGCTCGGCCCGATCACCATGCCCAAGCAGCTCGACGTGATCCGCTCCCACATCGACGACGCCCTGGCCCGCGGTGGTCGCGCGCTCGTGGGCGGCGCCGGCGCCGTCGGCGACCGCTTCGTGCAGCCGACCATCCTGGTCGACGTCCCCGAGGACTCCCTCGCGGTCTGCGAGGAGACCTTCGGGCCGACCGTCACGATCGCCCGCGTCGGCACGGTCGAGGAGGCCGTCCGGCGCACCAACGCCACGGCGTACGGCCTGGGCTCGACGGTGTTCTCGAAGGCCCGCGGCATGGAGATCGCCGAGCGGATCCGCTCGGGCATGACCGCCGTCAACGGCGTGATCACCTTCGCCGGCGTCCCGTCGCTGCCGTTCGGCGGGGTGGGCGACTCCGGCTTCGGGCGCATCCACGGCCCCGACGGGCTCAAGGAGTTCACCTACGCCAAGTCGATCGCCCGCCAGCGGTTCAAGCCGGTGATGCCGCTGACGTCGTTCAAGCGGACCGCGAAGCACGAGCAGCAGCTGGTGCAGCTGATGACGATGCTGCACGGGCGCGGTACGACGCTGCCCAAGCTCGGCAAGCCGGTCAAGGGTCGGGGCAAGAAGGCCTGA